Proteins from a genomic interval of Geotrypetes seraphini chromosome 7, aGeoSer1.1, whole genome shotgun sequence:
- the FBXL14 gene encoding F-box/LRR-repeat protein 14 has product METHISGLFPELLAMIFSYLDVRDKGRAAQVCAAWRDAAYHKSVWRGVEAKLHLRRANPSLFPSLQARGIRRVQILSLRRSLSYVIQGMPDIESLNLSGCYNLTDNGLGHAFVQEIGSLRALNLSLCKQITDSSLGRIAQYLKGLEVLELGGCSNITNTGLLLIAWGLHGLKSLNLRSCRHVSDVGIGHLAGMTRSAAEGCLGLEQLTLQDCQKLSDLALKHISRGLAGLRVLNLSFCGGISDAGLLHLSHMGSLRSLNLRSCDNISDTGIMHLAMGSLRLSGLDVSFCDKVGDQSLAYIAQGLEGLKSLSLCSCHISDDGINRMVRQMHGLRTLNIGQCVRITDKGLELIAEHLSQLTGIDLYGCTRITKRGLERITQLPCLKVLNLGLWQMTESEKVR; this is encoded by the coding sequence ATGGAGACTCACATCTCGGGCCTGTTCCCCGAACTGCTCGCCATGATCTTCAGCTACCTGGACGTGCGGGACAAAGGGCGGGCGGCGCAGGTGTGCGCGGCCTGGCGCGACGCCGCCTACCACAAGTCGGTGTGGCGGGGCGTGGAGGCCAAGCTTCACCTGCGCAGGGCCAACCCGTCGCTCTTCCCCAGCCTGCAGGCCCGGGGCATCCGGCGCGTGCAGATCCTGAGCCTGCGCCGCAGCCTCAGCTACGTGATCCAGGGCATGCCCGACATCGAGAGCCTGAACCTGAGCGGCTGCTACAACCTGACCGACAACGGCCTGGGCCACGCCTTCGTGCAGGAGATCGGCTCGCTGCGGGCCCTCAACCTGAGCCTCTGCAAGCAGATCACCGACAGCAGCCTGGGCCGCATCGCCCAGTACCTCAAGGGGCTGGAAGTGCTGGAGCTGGGCGGCTGCAGCAACATCACCAACACGGGCCTGCTGCTCATCGCCTGGGGGCTGCACGGCCTCAAGAGCCTCAACCTGCGCAGCTGCCGCCACGTCTCCGACGTGGGCATCGGGCATCTGGCCGGCATGACGCGCAGCGCGGCCGAGGGCTGCCTGGGCCTGGAGCAGCTCACGCTGCAGGACTGCCAGAAGCTCAGCGACCTGGCACTCAAGCATATCTCCCGGGGACTGGCGGGCCTGCGCGTGCTCAACCTGAGCTTCTGCGGGGGGATCTCGGACGCGGGGCTGCTGCACCTGTCGCACATGGGCAGCCTGCGGAGCTTGAACCTCCGCTCCTGCGACAACATCAGCGACACCGGCATCATGCACCTGGCCATGGGATCCCTTCGGCTTTCGGGCCTGGACGTGTCCTTCTGCGACAAGGTGGGCGATCAGAGCCTCGCTTACATCGCCCAGGGACTGGAAGGCCTCAAGTCGCTCTCCCTCTGTTCCTGCCACATTAGTGACGATGGCATTAATCGCATGGTGCGCCAGATGCACGGGCTGCGCACCCTTAACATAGGGCAGTGCGTCCGCATCACGGATAAGGGACTCGAGTTGATTGCTGAGCACCTAAGCCAGCTTACCGGCATTGATCTGTACGGCTGTACCCGCATCACCAAGAGGGGTCTGGAGAGAATCACGCAGCTGCCCTGCCTCAAGGTGCTTAATCTGGGCCTTTGGCAGATGACTGAGAGCGAGAAGGTCAGGTGA